In Strigops habroptila isolate Jane chromosome 4, bStrHab1.2.pri, whole genome shotgun sequence, a single genomic region encodes these proteins:
- the LIN52 gene encoding protein lin-52 homolog isoform X2 produces MTGAERTSREAGEMAAPADGADLEASLLSFEKLDRASPDLWPEQLPGVAEFAASFKSPITSSPPKWMAELENDDIDMLKELGSLTTANLMEKVRGLQNLAYQLGLDECLSWERNTFHYQCQRSVRFDLH; encoded by the exons ATGACGGGAGCGGAGAGGACATCACGTGAGGCGGGAGAGATGGCGGCTCCCGCGGATG GCGCTGACCTGGAGGCCTCGCTACTGAGCTTCGAGAAGCTGGACCGCGCCTCCCCGGACCTGTGGCCGGAGCAGT TGCCTGGGGTTGCTGAGTTCGCCGCCTCCTTCAAAAGC cCTATTACAAGTTCCCCTCCCAAGTGGATGGCTGAATTAGAAAATGACGATATTGATATGTTAAAGG AGTTGGGGAGCCTCACTACAGCTAACCTGATGGAAAAAGTTCGTGGCCTGCAGAACCTGGCTTATCAGCTGGGACTGGATGAAT GTCTCTCTTGGGAGAGGAACACGTTCCACTACCAGTGTCAGCGGAGTGTTCGCTTTGATTTGCATTAA
- the LIN52 gene encoding protein lin-52 homolog isoform X1, with product MTGAERTSREAGEMAAPADGADLEASLLSFEKLDRASPDLWPEQLPGVAEFAASFKSPITSSPPKWMAELENDDIDMLKELGSLTTANLMEKVRGLQNLAYQLGLDELCWQIWQVSDSHSDLLKQDERVSLHLQFTAYWYGGNHAEITSGHISIWCCLVAHKLLILI from the exons ATGACGGGAGCGGAGAGGACATCACGTGAGGCGGGAGAGATGGCGGCTCCCGCGGATG GCGCTGACCTGGAGGCCTCGCTACTGAGCTTCGAGAAGCTGGACCGCGCCTCCCCGGACCTGTGGCCGGAGCAGT TGCCTGGGGTTGCTGAGTTCGCCGCCTCCTTCAAAAGC cCTATTACAAGTTCCCCTCCCAAGTGGATGGCTGAATTAGAAAATGACGATATTGATATGTTAAAGG AGTTGGGGAGCCTCACTACAGCTAACCTGATGGAAAAAGTTCGTGGCCTGCAGAACCTGGCTTATCAGCTGGGACTGGATGAAT TGTGTTGGCAGATTTGGCAAGTGTCTGACAGTCACAGTGACCTTCTAAAACAGGATGAGAGAGTGAGCTTACATCTCCAATTTACAGCCTACTGGTATGGGGGAAACCATGCAGAAATAACAAGTGGTCACATTTCAATCTGGTGTTGTCTAGTTGCACATAAACTTCTGATCCTGATTTAA